A stretch of Gemmatimonas aurantiaca T-27 DNA encodes these proteins:
- the purE gene encoding 5-(carboxyamino)imidazole ribonucleotide mutase, with the protein MGSASDYDTLAPACEVLAELGIPYEARVVSAHRTPDWLFEYAEQAHARGLRAIIAGAGGAAHLPGMLASKTLVPVLGVPVVATPLNGLDALLSIVQMPGGIPVATFAIGKPGATNAALYAAQLLAAGDAALHDALLNRRRVKAAEALARPLNAPNAIIP; encoded by the coding sequence ATGGGCAGCGCCAGCGACTATGACACGCTCGCGCCTGCCTGCGAGGTGCTCGCCGAACTCGGCATTCCCTACGAAGCCCGCGTCGTCTCCGCCCATCGGACGCCAGACTGGCTGTTCGAATACGCCGAACAGGCGCACGCACGCGGCTTGCGCGCCATCATCGCCGGGGCCGGCGGTGCGGCGCACCTGCCTGGTATGCTCGCGTCCAAGACGCTCGTCCCCGTCCTCGGCGTGCCCGTCGTGGCCACCCCGCTCAATGGGTTGGACGCCCTGCTCAGCATCGTCCAGATGCCGGGGGGCATCCCGGTGGCGACCTTTGCCATTGGCAAGCCCGGCGCCACGAACGCGGCCCTGTACGCCGCCCAGTTGCTGGCCGCCGGTGATGCCGCCTTGCACGACGCGCTGCTCAACCGCCGGCGTGTCAAAGCCGCCGAAGCGCTGGCCCGTCCGCTCAACGCCCCCAACGCGATCATTCCGTGA
- a CDS encoding MOSC domain-containing protein, translating into MNSPVQPDPTPIGPYVAGLTIYPIKSASGIDVSELVLDERGAMGDRRWLLVDPEGGAITARECHAMLRIVPSFLDEADREGGLWLSADGEPLLHVAVPSSHADRRRVVVWDDAVIAHDAGDDAADWCSRVIGRDARLVRIFDDSRRPLKPKYAGPLSPEGRDVAFTDGAPLMMLGLPSIDTLNAHLAARGHPDDMDRRRFRANVWIAGITAHQEDTWRLVRIGDVTLGAGTLCARCVLTTVDPDTRQQGTEPLRTLAGYRRMEGLVMFGVNFTHDAPGVIQVGDAVMVESLR; encoded by the coding sequence ATGAATTCTCCCGTACAGCCTGACCCCACCCCGATCGGCCCGTACGTCGCCGGGTTGACGATCTATCCGATCAAGTCGGCCAGCGGCATCGACGTGAGCGAACTGGTACTCGACGAACGTGGGGCGATGGGTGATCGCCGATGGTTGCTGGTCGATCCGGAGGGTGGCGCCATCACCGCGCGCGAGTGCCATGCCATGCTGCGCATTGTCCCGTCGTTTCTCGACGAGGCCGATCGTGAGGGCGGACTGTGGCTCTCGGCCGATGGGGAACCGTTGCTGCATGTCGCCGTGCCGTCGTCGCACGCCGACCGGCGTCGCGTGGTGGTCTGGGATGACGCCGTCATCGCGCATGATGCCGGTGATGACGCCGCCGATTGGTGTTCCCGGGTGATCGGCCGCGATGCGCGCCTGGTGCGGATCTTCGACGATTCACGCCGCCCACTCAAGCCCAAATACGCTGGCCCCCTCTCACCAGAGGGCCGGGATGTCGCGTTCACCGATGGCGCGCCACTCATGATGCTCGGCCTGCCCAGCATCGACACGCTCAATGCGCATCTGGCGGCGCGAGGGCATCCCGACGATATGGATCGCCGGCGGTTTCGCGCCAATGTGTGGATCGCCGGTATCACTGCCCATCAGGAAGACACCTGGCGTCTCGTGCGCATCGGTGACGTCACGCTGGGGGCTGGTACACTGTGCGCGCGCTGCGTGCTAACCACGGTGGATCCTGACACGCGTCAGCAGGGCACCGAGCCCCTGCGTACCCTGGCTGGCTATCGACGCATGGAAGGGTTGGTGATGTTCGGTGTGAACTTCACACACGACGCCCCCGGAGTCATTCAGGTCGGCGATGCCGTGATGGTGGAGTCGTTGCGCTGA
- the purK gene encoding 5-(carboxyamino)imidazole ribonucleotide synthase, whose protein sequence is MSAGFPSGSRSPILPGATIGFLGGGQLGRMTALAARSMGYDIQVLDPEAACATRPVASRTITAKFDDVNAAVDLASQCDVITLEIEQIHPDVLDAVAARTTLHPGREAVYIIQDRIRQKQWLKANDFPLGAFVAAQSADDIADAVRTHGPCIAKSTHGGYDGRGQVRLSNVDQAKDAWTALGGHPCVVEQRIDIAYEISVLVARSASGQVAVYPPSRNHHTSGILTWAVVPAVISDAMTQRAQHLARGVAERIGIVGLLAVECFVTKDNTLLVNELAPRPHNTYHHSERGLATSQFEQLVRAVCDLPLGDTTAFAPSAIVNLLGDVWVQDTPPAMEHALEVDGVRLHLYGKAGARAGRKMGHLSAIGTSAQDALGRVLESYRRLSPATTGSFDVHEPVLAHITS, encoded by the coding sequence GTGAGTGCTGGTTTCCCTAGCGGTTCCCGTTCGCCGATTCTCCCCGGCGCGACCATCGGCTTTCTGGGCGGTGGCCAACTCGGGCGCATGACCGCCCTCGCCGCCCGTTCGATGGGCTACGACATCCAGGTGCTCGACCCCGAGGCCGCCTGCGCAACACGACCCGTGGCGTCCCGCACCATCACCGCGAAATTCGACGACGTGAACGCCGCGGTCGATCTCGCGTCGCAGTGCGATGTCATCACGCTCGAAATCGAACAGATCCACCCGGACGTGCTCGACGCAGTGGCAGCGCGCACCACACTGCACCCCGGACGCGAGGCGGTCTACATCATCCAGGATCGCATCCGGCAGAAGCAGTGGCTCAAGGCCAACGACTTCCCGCTTGGCGCCTTCGTCGCCGCACAGTCGGCCGATGACATCGCCGATGCCGTGCGCACCCACGGCCCTTGCATCGCCAAGTCCACCCATGGTGGCTACGACGGACGCGGTCAGGTGCGTCTGTCCAACGTCGATCAGGCCAAAGACGCGTGGACCGCGCTCGGCGGCCACCCCTGTGTGGTGGAGCAGCGCATCGATATCGCGTACGAGATCTCGGTGCTCGTGGCGCGCTCGGCCAGCGGACAGGTGGCCGTGTATCCGCCATCGCGCAATCACCACACCAGCGGCATTCTCACCTGGGCCGTGGTACCCGCCGTGATCTCCGATGCCATGACGCAGCGTGCACAGCACCTCGCACGTGGCGTCGCCGAACGCATCGGCATCGTCGGACTGCTCGCGGTAGAGTGTTTCGTGACCAAGGACAACACGCTGCTGGTCAACGAACTCGCCCCACGTCCGCACAACACGTATCACCACAGTGAACGCGGACTCGCCACCAGTCAGTTCGAGCAGTTGGTGCGAGCTGTCTGTGACCTGCCACTCGGCGACACCACCGCCTTCGCACCATCCGCCATCGTGAACCTACTTGGCGACGTGTGGGTGCAGGATACTCCGCCCGCGATGGAGCACGCGCTCGAAGTGGACGGCGTGCGCCTGCACCTGTATGGCAAGGCCGGCGCACGTGCCGGTCGCAAGATGGGGCACCTCTCGGCCATCGGCACCAGCGCGCAAGATGCGCTGGGTCGTGTGCTCGAGAGCTATCGCCGCCTCTCGCCGGCTACCACCGGCAGCTTCGACGTGCACGAGCCCGTGCTCGCGCACATCACCTCCTGA
- a CDS encoding APC family permease, with protein sequence MTQSSDVRYAARLGTFSGTMLVVGGIIGAGIFLSPSIVVQRVGTAPLTMGAWGLGAVVAIIGGFVYAELGARRPKAGGTYVYLREAFGTLPAFLYGWALFLIIGTGAIAAVAMTGANYLAELLGLPAEAGRPIAIALIVVLTALNVAGVRIGATTGNVLTVLKLSAIALLVVAALVLSPRADAVLPVAAVPVTLTPPTGWSDTIAAMGAALVPVLFSFGGWQQTNAVAEELVDPARTLPKVLILGVLIVAATYLLVNMAYLRALGLEGLAASRAPAADSMQIYLGPVGRTLITFGIVTSTVGFLSMVILMSARVYQAMAADGLFFRSMAQLHPRTQTPVSALLWQGVVALVLLLSGTYGQLLDYVVFADWIFFGSTAATLFVLRARDAARGEHIAVRAPGHPFTTVLFVAAAGYVVIGSVVSNPGNALRGAALLALGLPVYAYWMRQRSRSERSP encoded by the coding sequence ATGACCCAATCTTCTGACGTCCGCTACGCGGCGCGGCTGGGCACCTTCTCGGGGACGATGCTGGTCGTCGGCGGTATCATCGGCGCCGGCATCTTCCTCTCGCCCTCCATCGTGGTGCAGCGGGTGGGCACAGCCCCCCTGACCATGGGCGCCTGGGGGCTCGGCGCGGTCGTCGCCATCATCGGCGGCTTTGTATACGCCGAACTGGGGGCACGTCGCCCGAAGGCAGGTGGGACCTATGTGTACCTGCGCGAAGCCTTTGGCACGTTGCCGGCCTTTCTCTATGGCTGGGCGCTCTTTCTGATCATCGGCACGGGGGCCATCGCTGCGGTGGCCATGACCGGCGCGAACTATCTGGCCGAACTGCTTGGCTTGCCCGCCGAGGCGGGACGCCCGATTGCCATCGCGCTCATCGTGGTTCTGACGGCGCTCAACGTGGCCGGTGTCCGCATCGGTGCCACCACGGGCAACGTGCTGACGGTGCTCAAGCTGTCGGCCATCGCGCTGCTGGTGGTCGCGGCGTTGGTACTCTCGCCCCGAGCCGATGCGGTGCTCCCTGTCGCCGCGGTACCTGTGACGCTCACACCCCCCACCGGCTGGAGCGACACCATTGCCGCCATGGGGGCGGCCCTCGTGCCCGTGCTCTTTTCCTTTGGCGGTTGGCAGCAGACGAACGCGGTGGCCGAAGAGCTGGTGGATCCGGCGCGCACCCTGCCAAAGGTGCTGATCCTGGGCGTGTTGATCGTGGCAGCCACGTATCTGCTGGTCAACATGGCCTACCTCCGTGCGCTGGGCCTCGAAGGACTGGCTGCCTCGCGGGCGCCGGCCGCCGATTCCATGCAGATCTATCTCGGACCCGTCGGTCGCACGCTCATCACATTTGGCATCGTGACGTCCACGGTGGGGTTCCTGAGTATGGTCATCCTCATGTCGGCGCGCGTGTACCAGGCCATGGCGGCCGATGGACTGTTCTTCCGCAGCATGGCACAGCTACACCCGCGCACGCAGACACCGGTGTCGGCGCTGCTCTGGCAGGGAGTGGTGGCCCTGGTGCTGCTGCTGTCGGGTACCTACGGCCAATTGCTCGACTACGTCGTATTCGCTGACTGGATCTTCTTCGGGAGCACCGCCGCTACGTTGTTCGTGCTGCGGGCGCGGGATGCCGCGCGCGGTGAGCACATCGCGGTGCGTGCGCCCGGGCACCCGTTCACCACCGTGTTGTTCGTCGCGGCGGCCGGGTATGTGGTGATCGGCTCGGTTGTCTCCAATCCGGGCAACGCCCTGCGCGGGGCGGCATTGCTCGCACTGGGGCTACCGGTGTATGCCTATTGGATGCGACAGCGATCCCGCTCTGAGCGCTCCCCATGA
- a CDS encoding O-acetylhomoserine aminocarboxypropyltransferase/cysteine synthase family protein, translated as MSAVSNHTARPLSVDTLALHAGQESPDSATGSRAVPIYATSSYVFESPEHAADLFGLRAFGNIYTRIMNPTTDVFEKRIAALEGGVAAVAVASGQAAQTLAILNLAEAGNNIVASRSLYGGTVSLLGNTLPRLGIRTRFVDIHDHKAVAAAIDDQTRAIYVETVGNPALDVPDIEALANLAHQYNLPLVVDNTFAPVLCKPIEHGADIVVHSATKWIGGHGTSIGGVIVDSGRFDWGATARFRSFYKEPEPAYHGLVFSDVFGNLNGANVAYAIRLRVLLLRDIGAALSPFNAFLFLQGLETLPLRIRQHSANALRIAQYLESHPSVAWVKYPGLATHASHGQATKYLAKGFGGVLTFGVRGGEAAARRFIKETKLFSLLANVGDAKSLVIHPWTTTHEQLSETERRAAGVTSDLVRLSIGLEDADDLIADLDRALAAAVAVDSSRTGNSGPQRAETAA; from the coding sequence ATGTCTGCCGTTTCGAACCACACCGCACGCCCGCTGTCCGTTGACACGCTTGCCCTGCACGCCGGGCAGGAATCGCCCGACAGTGCCACGGGCTCACGGGCGGTGCCGATCTACGCCACCAGCTCCTACGTGTTCGAAAGCCCCGAACACGCCGCCGATCTCTTCGGCCTGCGCGCGTTTGGCAACATCTATACGCGCATCATGAACCCCACCACCGATGTCTTCGAGAAGCGCATTGCCGCGCTCGAAGGTGGTGTGGCCGCCGTCGCCGTGGCCAGCGGACAGGCCGCGCAGACGCTCGCGATTCTGAATCTCGCGGAAGCCGGCAACAACATCGTGGCCTCGCGTTCCCTGTACGGTGGCACCGTGTCGCTGCTCGGGAACACGCTCCCCCGACTCGGCATTCGTACCCGCTTCGTCGACATTCACGATCACAAGGCCGTGGCCGCGGCCATCGACGATCAGACACGCGCCATCTACGTAGAGACCGTGGGCAACCCGGCGCTCGACGTACCCGATATCGAGGCGCTCGCGAATCTGGCCCATCAGTACAACCTGCCACTGGTCGTCGACAACACCTTTGCGCCGGTGCTCTGCAAGCCCATCGAACACGGGGCCGATATCGTGGTGCACAGCGCCACCAAGTGGATCGGTGGCCATGGCACCAGCATCGGTGGCGTGATCGTGGACAGCGGACGCTTCGACTGGGGCGCCACGGCGCGCTTCCGCAGTTTCTACAAGGAACCCGAACCGGCCTATCATGGCCTCGTGTTCTCCGATGTCTTCGGCAACCTGAACGGGGCGAATGTCGCTTACGCCATTCGTCTGCGCGTGTTGTTGCTGCGTGACATCGGCGCGGCCCTCTCACCGTTCAACGCCTTCCTGTTCCTGCAGGGACTCGAAACACTGCCCCTGCGCATCCGCCAGCACAGCGCCAACGCGCTGCGCATCGCGCAGTACCTCGAGTCGCACCCGTCGGTTGCCTGGGTGAAGTATCCCGGCCTTGCGACTCATGCATCGCATGGGCAGGCCACGAAGTATCTCGCCAAGGGATTTGGTGGTGTACTCACGTTCGGCGTACGTGGCGGTGAAGCGGCCGCACGGCGTTTCATCAAGGAAACGAAGCTGTTCTCCTTGCTCGCGAATGTGGGCGACGCCAAGAGCCTCGTGATTCATCCCTGGACCACGACGCACGAACAGTTGAGCGAAACCGAGCGGCGAGCGGCCGGCGTGACATCGGACCTTGTGCGTCTATCCATCGGACTCGAGGACGCCGATGATCTCATTGCCGATCTGGATCGCGCATTGGCGGCCGCGGTGGCCGTCGATAGCTCCCGCACCGGCAACTCCGGCCCCCAGCGCGCGGAGACCGCCGCATGA
- a CDS encoding M16 family metallopeptidase codes for MNVSHAPRPRGALVRATLGSLAAAAALLATASLSAQSAPSIPHEKYSLPNGLEVILHVDRSVPIIAVEGFYKVGSGDEKKGRTGFAHLFEHVMFMGSQNVPVGKFDEWLEAAGASNNGSTNFDRTNYYETGPSNALPLMLWLDADRMGWLLPTMDQEKLDLQRGVVQNERRQSYDNVPYGRAFETILPVMFPSNHPYSWPVIGSMADLSAAALDDVKDFFRQYYAPNNATITIAGDFNADSVKAQVTKYFGSIPRSAQPVVRPTVPEVRIAKDTVLVMEDRVQLPRAYYAWHGVKAFSPDDAALDALTDIIAGGKSSRLYRTLVYEKQIAQDVSMGNTSQKLDGLIMLTATAKPGVHPREMDVEIRKTLNDIATSGVTDRELTRVKNGMRASMLDRLSSVLGKATQLSYYNYYTGTPDYMAQDLARYERLTSADLQRVARQYVLQPKIVLTVVPEGKKELALTSAQGGNN; via the coding sequence ATGAACGTATCCCACGCTCCTCGCCCCCGCGGTGCGCTCGTCAGGGCCACGCTCGGCTCACTGGCTGCGGCGGCCGCCTTGCTGGCCACGGCATCGCTGTCAGCCCAGTCTGCGCCGTCGATTCCCCACGAGAAGTACTCGCTGCCCAATGGCCTCGAAGTGATCCTGCACGTGGATCGTTCGGTGCCCATCATCGCCGTGGAAGGCTTTTACAAGGTCGGCTCAGGCGACGAAAAGAAGGGGCGCACCGGGTTCGCCCATCTTTTTGAACACGTGATGTTCATGGGGTCGCAGAACGTGCCGGTGGGCAAGTTCGACGAGTGGCTGGAAGCGGCGGGTGCCAGCAACAATGGCTCCACCAATTTCGATCGCACCAACTACTACGAGACCGGCCCGTCGAACGCCCTGCCCCTCATGCTGTGGCTGGACGCCGATCGTATGGGTTGGCTGCTGCCCACGATGGATCAGGAAAAGCTCGACCTGCAGCGCGGTGTCGTGCAGAATGAGCGTCGGCAGAGTTACGACAACGTGCCCTATGGCCGGGCGTTCGAAACCATTCTGCCCGTGATGTTTCCGTCCAATCATCCGTATTCGTGGCCGGTGATTGGTTCGATGGCCGATCTGAGTGCTGCGGCGCTGGACGACGTGAAGGATTTCTTCCGGCAGTATTACGCGCCCAACAACGCCACCATCACCATTGCCGGCGATTTCAACGCGGATTCGGTGAAGGCGCAGGTCACGAAGTACTTCGGCAGCATTCCCCGCAGCGCGCAGCCCGTGGTACGCCCGACCGTCCCCGAGGTGCGCATCGCGAAAGACACCGTGTTGGTCATGGAAGACCGCGTACAGTTGCCGCGGGCGTACTACGCGTGGCACGGTGTGAAGGCGTTTTCACCCGATGATGCCGCGCTCGACGCGCTGACCGACATCATTGCTGGTGGCAAGAGCTCGCGCCTGTACCGCACGCTCGTGTACGAGAAGCAGATCGCGCAGGACGTGAGCATGGGCAACACCTCGCAGAAGCTCGATGGTCTCATCATGCTCACCGCGACGGCCAAACCCGGCGTGCACCCCCGGGAGATGGATGTCGAAATCCGGAAGACGCTGAACGACATCGCCACGTCGGGCGTCACCGACCGCGAACTCACCCGTGTGAAGAACGGCATGCGCGCCTCGATGCTCGACCGCCTGTCATCAGTGCTCGGCAAAGCCACGCAACTGAGTTACTACAACTACTACACTGGAACTCCCGACTACATGGCACAGGATCTCGCGCGTTACGAGCGCTTGACGTCCGCAGACCTGCAGCGTGTGGCGCGCCAGTATGTGCTGCAGCCGAAGATCGTGCTCACGGTGGTGCCCGAGGGCAAGAAGGAACTCGCCCTCACGTCGGCCCAGGGAGGAAACAACTGA
- a CDS encoding M16 family metallopeptidase, with amino-acid sequence MTHSAFAAMGRAGAVVGLASLMALHTAGAQGAAPRPASTTPPVLGAPKALTLPTMVERTLPNGLKLVIVQHRELPIVDAVLVVRTGAEADGAAKAGLATLTANMLDEGAGSRDALGLAEEIGYLAISLGTGAAFESSSISLHSTRATLDSAMQLMADVALRPTFPEKEFARLKSERLTTLLQEQDRGPALASRAFASLVFGEMHPYGRSGNGTKETAESITLDDVKQFWRSWYRPNNATLVMVGDLTVAQAEAIATRAFGAWERGTLPPAPVYASNRMAPRPTTIFIVDKPKAAQSSFRIGGIGVARSTPDYYPLMVLNTALGGSFTSRLNNTLREKKAFTYGAGSSFAMRREAGPFTASSEVVSAKTDSALIEFMNELKGVRNALPAAELAKTKRYLQLGYAEGFESTRDIASQVSALIPYNLPLTTLNTFNAGIGRVTAADVQRVATRYIDPTRLTIVIAGDRASIEPALKATNIAPVEIRDAQGRPVVRP; translated from the coding sequence ATGACACATTCTGCATTCGCGGCCATGGGGCGTGCCGGTGCGGTGGTTGGCCTGGCATCGCTGATGGCGCTGCACACCGCCGGAGCACAGGGTGCCGCGCCGCGCCCGGCCAGCACCACGCCGCCCGTCCTTGGCGCCCCCAAGGCACTGACGTTGCCCACCATGGTGGAACGCACGCTGCCCAACGGTCTCAAGCTGGTGATCGTGCAGCATCGTGAACTGCCCATTGTGGACGCCGTACTGGTCGTGCGTACGGGCGCCGAAGCCGATGGCGCCGCCAAGGCAGGCCTGGCAACACTGACGGCCAACATGCTCGACGAAGGAGCCGGCTCGCGCGACGCGCTGGGTCTGGCCGAAGAAATTGGCTACCTCGCGATTTCTCTCGGTACGGGCGCCGCGTTCGAATCCAGTTCGATTTCGCTGCACAGCACCCGCGCCACGCTCGACAGCGCCATGCAGCTCATGGCCGATGTCGCACTCCGGCCGACCTTTCCCGAGAAGGAGTTCGCGCGCCTGAAGAGCGAGCGACTGACGACGCTGTTGCAGGAACAGGATCGCGGTCCGGCCCTCGCGTCGCGCGCCTTTGCCTCCTTGGTGTTCGGCGAGATGCATCCGTATGGCCGCAGCGGCAACGGCACCAAGGAAACGGCCGAATCGATCACGCTGGACGATGTGAAGCAGTTCTGGCGGTCATGGTATCGTCCGAACAACGCCACGCTGGTGATGGTGGGCGACCTGACCGTGGCGCAGGCAGAAGCGATCGCCACGCGTGCCTTCGGCGCCTGGGAACGCGGCACACTGCCGCCCGCGCCGGTCTATGCGTCCAACCGCATGGCACCGCGACCGACGACCATCTTCATCGTCGACAAGCCAAAGGCCGCGCAGTCCTCGTTCCGTATCGGCGGCATCGGTGTGGCACGCAGCACGCCCGATTACTACCCGCTCATGGTGCTCAACACGGCGCTGGGTGGTTCGTTCACGTCGCGCCTGAACAACACGCTGCGCGAAAAGAAGGCGTTCACCTACGGGGCCGGCTCGAGCTTCGCGATGCGTCGTGAAGCAGGACCGTTCACGGCGAGCTCGGAAGTCGTATCCGCCAAGACCGATTCGGCGCTCATCGAGTTCATGAATGAGCTGAAGGGCGTGCGTAACGCGCTGCCGGCCGCCGAACTGGCGAAGACGAAGCGGTACCTGCAGCTCGGATACGCCGAAGGTTTCGAGTCGACACGCGATATCGCATCGCAGGTATCGGCGCTGATTCCGTACAACCTGCCGCTGACCACGTTGAACACGTTCAACGCCGGGATCGGCCGTGTGACCGCCGCCGATGTACAGCGCGTGGCCACCCGCTACATCGACCCCACCCGTCTGACGATCGTGATCGCCGGCGACCGCGCGTCGATCGAGCCTGCGCTCAAGGCCACGAATATCGCACCAGTGGAAATCCGCGACGCCCAAGGAAGACCAGTAGTCAGGCCGTGA
- a CDS encoding acetate kinase yields MNILVLNAGSATLKFQVVVTDAQRIAADQDEKLIRGQIERIGGESVITLRLPDGSSRKRTAALRDLRAAVDWLVGFVTSAESGTGLSARADLHAVGHRVVHGGEQFRNSVRVDDGVLRGIEETIELAPLHNPHNLRGIEAARAALGDGVPQVAVFDTAFHQTLPEHAYLYAIPYPLYRRHKVRRYGFHGTSHRSIAYRFRKLTGRAKADVRIVTLHLGNGCSACAIKDGQSIDTSMGFTPLEGLVMGTRAGDIDAALLDYIGAKEGLSPPQVEAMLNSQSGLLGISGLTNDMRDLLAEANELRDRRARLAIEMFCYRARKYVGSYLAAMGGADAVVFAGGVGENAPEVRALICEGLQWAGLHIDADRNQALVGGQEGRFSTEGAALEAWVVPTDEELLIARDTYRAVGDGAV; encoded by the coding sequence TTGAACATTCTGGTGCTCAACGCGGGATCGGCGACCCTCAAGTTCCAGGTCGTCGTGACCGACGCACAGCGCATCGCCGCCGATCAGGATGAAAAGTTGATCCGCGGGCAGATCGAACGTATCGGTGGGGAGTCGGTCATCACACTCCGGCTCCCCGATGGCAGTTCACGCAAGCGCACCGCCGCCCTGCGCGACCTGCGCGCGGCCGTCGATTGGCTGGTGGGTTTCGTGACCTCCGCCGAAAGTGGCACGGGGCTCAGCGCACGCGCCGACCTTCACGCGGTCGGTCATCGGGTGGTGCACGGCGGAGAGCAGTTCCGCAACAGTGTGCGCGTGGACGATGGCGTCCTACGTGGCATCGAAGAAACCATCGAGCTCGCGCCGCTGCACAATCCGCACAACCTGCGGGGTATCGAAGCCGCGCGCGCCGCTCTTGGGGACGGTGTGCCACAGGTGGCCGTGTTCGACACCGCGTTTCACCAGACGCTGCCTGAACACGCCTATCTCTACGCCATCCCCTATCCGTTGTACCGACGGCACAAGGTACGGCGCTATGGCTTTCACGGGACCTCGCACCGCTCCATCGCCTATCGCTTCCGCAAGCTCACAGGCCGTGCGAAAGCCGACGTACGCATCGTGACCCTGCACCTGGGCAACGGGTGTTCCGCGTGCGCCATCAAGGACGGACAGTCCATCGACACCAGCATGGGCTTCACGCCCCTCGAAGGACTGGTGATGGGGACCCGCGCCGGTGACATCGATGCCGCGCTGCTCGACTACATCGGCGCCAAGGAAGGCCTGTCTCCGCCACAAGTCGAGGCCATGCTGAACAGCCAATCCGGACTGCTGGGCATCTCCGGATTGACCAATGACATGCGGGACCTGTTGGCCGAGGCGAACGAACTGCGCGACCGTCGAGCCCGCCTCGCCATCGAAATGTTCTGCTATCGTGCCCGGAAGTACGTAGGCTCGTATCTCGCGGCCATGGGTGGCGCGGATGCGGTGGTCTTTGCCGGCGGCGTGGGCGAAAACGCTCCGGAGGTGCGGGCGCTGATCTGCGAAGGGCTGCAGTGGGCAGGCCTGCACATCGACGCCGACCGGAACCAGGCATTGGTCGGCGGCCAGGAAGGGCGATTCTCGACCGAAGGCGCCGCACTGGAGGCCTGGGTCGTGCCGACGGACGAAGAGCTGCTGATCGCCCGTGACACCTACCGCGCGGTGGGTGACGGAGCAGTTTGA